One Rhodothermales bacterium genomic region harbors:
- a CDS encoding DUF937 domain-containing protein, which produces MAGILDMLGPALSGGTLQNLSRTVGTDEQTTQRAMMAALPLILGAMNRNTNDPSGAQSLATALEKDHDGSLLDNLGGFIGNLTGAGSAASAAGVSPRAADGTGILGHIFGKQLPQVQQGVGKATGLDSGQVTRMLITLAPLVMAYLGRQKRQQNLDAGGLSDLIGREASRSREAAPNDLLGTIGNFLDRDGDGNPLDDVAGMLGGFLGKR; this is translated from the coding sequence ATGGCAGGCATCCTCGACATGCTCGGCCCCGCGCTCAGCGGCGGCACCCTCCAGAACCTCAGCCGCACCGTCGGCACCGACGAGCAGACGACGCAGCGCGCGATGATGGCGGCGCTCCCGCTCATCCTCGGCGCGATGAACCGGAACACGAACGACCCGAGCGGCGCGCAGTCCCTCGCCACGGCGCTCGAAAAGGACCACGACGGGAGCCTGCTCGACAACCTCGGTGGGTTCATCGGCAACCTCACCGGGGCGGGATCGGCGGCCTCCGCGGCCGGGGTTAGCCCTCGCGCTGCGGACGGGACCGGGATCCTCGGCCACATCTTCGGGAAGCAACTGCCGCAGGTGCAGCAGGGCGTCGGGAAAGCGACGGGGCTCGACAGCGGGCAGGTCACGCGGATGCTCATCACGCTTGCCCCCCTCGTGATGGCGTACCTCGGCCGGCAGAAGCGCCAGCAAAATCTCGACGCCGGCGGCCTCTCCGACCTCATCGGCCGCGAGGCCTCGCGCTCGCGCGAAGCCGCACCGAACGATCTGCTCGGCACGATCGGCAACTTCCTCGATCGCGACGGCGACGGGAACCCGCTCGACGACGTGGCCGGGATGCTCGGCGGATTTCTGGGCAAACGGTAA
- a CDS encoding polyphosphate kinase 2 family protein, with amino-acid sequence MRIDLSRYLVSPGQPPRLAERDPADTQGLVEDRDEDRVDEQVEDNLDRLDDLQERLYAERKQSLLVILQAMDGAGKDSTIEHVLGGLNPQGVRVWNFGKPTEKELAHDFLWRIHRRTPGAGYIGVFNRSHYEDVLIVRVHGWAAPDVIERRYEHINHFESLLADGGTRVLKLMINVSKDYQLERMRRRLEKPDKHWKFNPADLKERARWDEYMDAFEIALTRCSTETAPWYVIPGEERWFRDLVVSQLLLETLEAMDPQYPEPTFDPAEYPPDSIE; translated from the coding sequence ATGCGCATCGATCTCAGCCGGTACCTCGTCTCCCCCGGTCAGCCTCCCCGCCTCGCCGAGCGCGACCCGGCCGACACGCAGGGACTCGTGGAAGACCGCGATGAGGACCGGGTCGACGAGCAGGTGGAGGACAACCTCGACCGGCTGGACGACCTGCAGGAACGGCTCTACGCCGAGCGCAAGCAGTCGCTCCTCGTCATTCTGCAGGCGATGGACGGCGCGGGCAAAGACTCCACCATCGAGCACGTCCTCGGGGGCCTCAACCCGCAGGGCGTCCGCGTCTGGAACTTCGGCAAGCCGACGGAGAAAGAGCTCGCGCACGACTTCCTGTGGCGCATCCACAGACGAACGCCCGGTGCCGGATACATCGGCGTGTTCAACCGCTCGCACTACGAAGACGTGCTGATCGTCCGCGTCCACGGCTGGGCCGCGCCGGACGTGATCGAGCGCCGCTACGAGCACATCAACCACTTCGAGTCGCTCCTCGCCGACGGGGGCACGCGGGTCCTAAAGCTGATGATCAACGTCTCGAAGGACTACCAGCTCGAACGAATGCGGCGGCGGCTGGAGAAGCCGGACAAGCACTGGAAGTTCAACCCCGCCGACCTCAAGGAGCGTGCGCGCTGGGACGAGTACATGGACGCCTTCGAGATCGCCCTCACCCGGTGTTCGACGGAAACCGCGCCGTGGTACGTCATTCCCGGCGAAGAACGGTGGTTCCGGGACCTCGTCGTCAGCCAGCTCCTGCTAGAGACGTTGGAAGCGATGGACCCGCAGTATCCAGAGCCGACGTTCGACCCCGCCGAGTACCCGCCGGACTCCATCGAGTGA
- a CDS encoding penicillin acylase family protein, which produces MARIFTVLLVLLLAALGLGVLLWYLAYGTGPGFSGEARVPGLTAPVTIAYTESDIPIIEAQSEADLYAGLGYAHALQSAWPMVLWRQAATGSLSTWFQDSTALTLDRHALALGFGAFARQTYDALPDDDRAVLEAYARGVNRAFTRARLNEGDEFVLFDVRAEPWQPWDALAIERLVAYLAIPASALPDSTAPAAYRASPPLRRFVVADSVFRSTLYLGGLEHALAFTVHDDAGTSLVQRQVYGSSALPLFQEVVLRQGGRSTLVASIPGTLMVPSGYDGDTAWSIFLNGTTTLAPVADSLAPDPSYARVTTRSGSESLVTIYRDGSTLLLHDPNALPVAPPPPTIVRDTTGRAVDTLRAPAQPASWRLRWGGFNSGTDLSAWRALLRGELPTFGLFPGAGLVVEGGEGRVLGSPAVTRTLPGGVFAGNHPWAEYVAERLTLLSADSVALDPTTLLTDAYSTWAAELAPAIIAVLGEPGTVDDDIRDASAYLRGWEFRYEPASIAASIFETWMEDYRETTGALPDLAVVTAPPPPPDSTGFVPVPPVIAALKASFRRALSALEQEYGPVGAAWRWQNVQRATRYYPLFTRDTTKTGRQRFAPTLRPDGGHPTALAWGPSLLFPSARSTAAWAASSSAPGWSPIWIRHRNPYESTSRTRRLTDPIEPYRVDPALTPEPSIRLLPADG; this is translated from the coding sequence GTGGCTCGCATCTTTACGGTCCTGCTCGTCCTCCTGCTCGCCGCGCTCGGGCTCGGTGTGCTCCTGTGGTACCTCGCCTACGGGACCGGCCCCGGATTCAGCGGCGAGGCCCGCGTGCCCGGCCTCACCGCGCCGGTGACGATCGCCTACACCGAGTCCGACATCCCGATTATCGAGGCCCAAAGCGAGGCCGACCTCTACGCCGGGCTCGGGTACGCCCATGCGTTGCAGAGCGCGTGGCCGATGGTACTCTGGCGGCAGGCCGCGACCGGCTCGCTCAGCACATGGTTCCAGGACTCGACCGCGCTCACGCTCGACCGCCACGCCCTCGCGCTCGGCTTCGGCGCCTTCGCCCGCCAGACCTACGACGCGCTCCCCGACGACGACCGCGCCGTGCTCGAAGCCTACGCCCGCGGCGTCAACCGCGCCTTCACCCGCGCCCGGCTCAATGAGGGCGACGAGTTCGTGCTCTTCGACGTGCGGGCCGAGCCGTGGCAGCCGTGGGACGCGCTCGCCATCGAGCGGCTCGTGGCCTACCTCGCCATCCCCGCCTCCGCCCTCCCCGACTCGACCGCGCCGGCTGCATACCGCGCGAGCCCACCGCTGCGCCGGTTCGTCGTGGCCGACTCCGTCTTCCGCAGCACGCTCTACCTCGGCGGGCTCGAGCACGCGCTCGCGTTCACCGTGCACGACGACGCCGGGACCTCGCTCGTGCAGCGGCAGGTCTACGGGAGCTCCGCGCTCCCTCTGTTCCAAGAGGTCGTGCTCCGGCAGGGAGGCCGGAGTACGCTCGTAGCCTCGATCCCCGGCACGCTCATGGTGCCCTCCGGCTACGACGGCGACACCGCGTGGAGCATTTTCCTAAACGGTACAACCACCCTCGCTCCCGTGGCCGATTCTCTCGCGCCCGATCCGTCGTACGCACGCGTCACCACCCGCAGCGGGAGCGAGTCGCTCGTGACGATTTACCGCGACGGGAGCACGTTGCTCCTCCACGACCCCAATGCCCTGCCCGTCGCCCCGCCACCCCCCACGATCGTGCGCGACACGACGGGCCGCGCCGTCGACACGCTACGTGCACCTGCGCAGCCCGCCTCATGGCGGCTCCGGTGGGGCGGGTTCAACTCGGGCACCGACCTGAGTGCGTGGCGAGCGCTCCTCCGTGGGGAGTTACCCACGTTTGGCCTGTTTCCCGGAGCAGGACTCGTCGTCGAAGGCGGCGAGGGGCGCGTGCTCGGCAGTCCGGCCGTCACCCGCACCCTGCCGGGCGGCGTTTTTGCAGGCAACCATCCGTGGGCGGAATACGTCGCCGAACGGCTCACGCTGCTGAGCGCCGACAGTGTGGCCCTCGACCCCACAACGCTGTTGACGGACGCTTACAGCACGTGGGCGGCCGAGCTCGCCCCGGCTATCATCGCCGTCCTCGGCGAGCCAGGTACCGTCGATGACGACATTCGCGATGCCTCGGCTTACCTCCGCGGGTGGGAGTTCCGCTACGAGCCCGCCTCGATTGCCGCCTCCATCTTCGAGACCTGGATGGAGGACTACCGCGAGACCACCGGAGCACTGCCCGACCTCGCCGTGGTCACCGCTCCACCTCCCCCGCCGGACTCGACCGGCTTCGTGCCCGTCCCCCCCGTCATCGCGGCGCTGAAGGCATCGTTCCGCCGTGCCCTGTCAGCGTTGGAGCAGGAGTACGGGCCGGTGGGAGCAGCGTGGCGCTGGCAAAACGTGCAACGTGCCACACGCTACTATCCACTCTTCACGCGCGACACCACAAAGACCGGACGGCAGCGCTTCGCGCCCACCCTCCGGCCCGACGGCGGACACCCGACGGCGCTCGCATGGGGCCCCTCGCTCCTCTTCCCGAGCGCGCGGTCGACGGCCGCGTGGGCGGCGAGCAGTAGTGCTCCCGGCTGGAGCCCGATCTGGATCCGCCACCGCAACCCGTACGAGAGCACGTCGCGGACCCGCCGCCTTACCGATCCCATCGAGCCGTACCGTGTCGATCCAGCGCTGACCCCGGAGCCGAGCATCCGGCTCCTCCCCGCCGACGGGTAG
- a CDS encoding helix-hairpin-helix domain-containing protein, giving the protein MTNKGIARRLKLTADLIELTGGNAFRARAYGSAARTVDRMDEAVLQLVERDEMTDVQGIGKGIAADITALVTTGSFETLDELVETLPPGLLDVLRVKGLGPKKARALWTGLGVTTLDDLEEMATTGRIAELDGFGKKSQDTILDNVHQLKRYRARRRYFDALGAVAPLMQALRTNPAVERAELAGDIRRRLETVATADLVVVGDADALRVVLAHHAAATDPTDGAFFAGTLPDGLSIRVFHAEADDFARAWWQRTGSAKHVAAFTERFGEPEAAADEAAIYERHGLAFVEPELREGDGELDAAADDALPHLITVGDLRGTLHNHSTYSDGAHTLKQMAEAARAMGLEYFGVCDHSRSLQIANGLSVERLREQADEVRQLNAAFAADAGPPFRIFHGSECDILRDGSLDYPDDVLAELDFVVASIHSHFNMTEDEATERLTRAAEHPHVSILGHLTGRLLLSREGYPVDHSRVIAACAAHGVAIEVNANPYRLDIDWRYVREATAQGVMIAINPDAHAVDGLKDVQWGVAVARKGWLTPAQCLNVKSIDGFAVWLAARSAATASA; this is encoded by the coding sequence ATGACCAACAAAGGCATCGCCCGCCGCCTCAAACTGACCGCCGACCTCATCGAACTGACCGGGGGGAACGCCTTCCGCGCCCGCGCCTACGGCAGCGCGGCCCGCACCGTGGACCGGATGGACGAGGCCGTCCTCCAACTCGTCGAGCGCGACGAGATGACGGACGTGCAGGGCATCGGCAAAGGCATCGCCGCCGACATCACCGCGCTCGTGACGACGGGCTCGTTCGAGACGCTCGACGAACTCGTCGAGACCCTCCCGCCGGGCCTGCTCGACGTGCTCCGCGTCAAGGGGCTCGGCCCGAAAAAGGCCCGCGCGCTCTGGACCGGCCTCGGCGTGACCACGCTCGACGACCTCGAAGAGATGGCGACGACGGGCCGCATCGCCGAGCTCGACGGGTTCGGGAAGAAGTCGCAGGACACGATCCTCGACAACGTCCATCAGCTCAAGCGCTACCGCGCGCGTCGCCGCTATTTCGACGCGCTCGGCGCCGTCGCTCCGCTCATGCAAGCGCTCCGCACGAACCCCGCCGTCGAGCGCGCCGAGCTAGCGGGCGACATCCGGCGCCGGCTCGAAACCGTCGCCACGGCGGATCTCGTCGTGGTGGGCGACGCCGACGCGCTCCGCGTCGTCCTCGCGCATCACGCCGCCGCCACCGATCCGACCGACGGCGCGTTCTTCGCCGGCACGCTCCCTGACGGACTCAGCATCCGGGTCTTCCACGCCGAGGCCGACGACTTCGCCCGCGCGTGGTGGCAGCGCACCGGCTCGGCCAAGCACGTCGCCGCATTCACCGAGCGGTTCGGCGAGCCCGAAGCGGCGGCGGACGAGGCCGCGATCTACGAGCGGCACGGCCTCGCGTTCGTCGAGCCCGAGCTACGCGAAGGGGACGGCGAACTCGACGCGGCGGCGGACGATGCGCTGCCCCACCTCATCACCGTCGGCGACCTGCGCGGGACGCTCCACAACCACTCGACGTACAGCGACGGCGCGCACACGCTGAAGCAAATGGCCGAGGCCGCCCGCGCGATGGGGCTCGAATACTTTGGCGTCTGCGACCACAGCCGGTCGCTCCAGATTGCCAACGGCCTCTCGGTCGAGCGGCTGCGCGAGCAGGCCGACGAAGTCCGCCAACTCAACGCTGCCTTCGCCGCCGACGCTGGCCCGCCGTTCCGCATCTTCCACGGCTCCGAGTGCGACATCCTCCGCGACGGCTCGCTCGACTACCCCGACGACGTGCTCGCCGAGCTCGACTTCGTCGTCGCCAGCATCCACTCGCACTTCAACATGACGGAGGACGAAGCGACAGAGCGGCTGACGAGGGCCGCCGAGCACCCGCACGTCTCGATCCTCGGCCACCTCACCGGCCGCCTCCTCCTCTCGCGCGAGGGCTATCCGGTGGACCACAGCCGGGTCATCGCCGCCTGCGCCGCACACGGCGTCGCCATCGAAGTCAACGCGAACCCGTACCGCCTCGACATCGACTGGCGCTACGTCCGCGAGGCCACGGCGCAGGGCGTGATGATCGCGATCAACCCCGACGCCCACGCCGTCGATGGGCTGAAAGATGTGCAGTGGGGCGTGGCCGTCGCGCGGAAAGGGTGGCTGACGCCCGCGCAGTGCCTCAACGTGAAGTCGATTGACGGCTTCGCCGTGTGGCTGGCGGCGCGCTCCGCTGCCACGGCGAGCGCGTAA
- a CDS encoding glycosyltransferase, with protein sequence MRPTETHPATAEVPPDAPRSVPATARVSVIIPTLNEVKRLGSLLETFTPERRRRFGLDLVVTDGGSTDGTLAVAERLADRVVVHAGPERQTISAGRNAGAAAATGDVLLFFNADVRFPDDADAFLADLIAAAESGAATCRVGVHPTEATWADRVVLGTCNVLFYGLNLVGGGMGRGECHAVRRDVFEAVGGYNEAYAAGEDFDLFNRIAQRAKRRGEDRIRFLWRWVLYEDPRRYRQAGYVRTMWEWLRNSASITFFGRAYSESWEPVR encoded by the coding sequence ATGAGGCCTACAGAAACCCACCCCGCTACGGCCGAGGTTCCGCCCGACGCGCCGCGAAGCGTACCCGCGACGGCGCGCGTGAGCGTCATCATCCCGACGCTCAACGAGGTGAAGCGGCTCGGGTCCCTGTTGGAGACGTTCACGCCCGAGCGCCGCCGCCGCTTCGGCCTTGACCTCGTCGTGACCGACGGCGGCTCGACCGACGGCACGCTCGCCGTCGCCGAGCGCCTCGCCGACCGCGTCGTCGTGCACGCCGGGCCGGAGCGGCAGACGATCTCGGCCGGGCGCAACGCCGGAGCCGCCGCCGCCACGGGCGACGTGCTCCTCTTCTTCAACGCCGACGTCCGCTTCCCCGACGACGCCGACGCCTTCCTCGCCGACCTCATCGCCGCGGCCGAGTCCGGGGCCGCGACGTGCCGCGTCGGCGTCCACCCGACGGAGGCGACGTGGGCGGACCGCGTCGTGCTCGGGACGTGCAACGTGCTGTTTTACGGGCTGAACCTCGTCGGCGGCGGGATGGGGCGCGGCGAGTGCCACGCCGTCCGCCGCGACGTGTTCGAGGCCGTCGGCGGCTACAACGAGGCGTACGCGGCGGGCGAGGACTTCGACCTCTTCAACCGGATCGCGCAGCGGGCGAAGCGGCGCGGCGAGGATCGCATCCGGTTCTTGTGGCGGTGGGTGCTCTACGAGGATCCCCGGCGCTACCGGCAGGCGGGGTACGTGCGGACGATGTGGGAGTGGTTGCGGAACTCGGCAAGCATCACGTTCTTCGGCCGCGCCTACTCCGAATCGTGGGAGCCGGTGCGATGA
- a CDS encoding S41 family peptidase — MKLRTPLLIVFVGVLGLVIGMQTQDAASSDPGTDNLRKIEEAFSFINRNYVERVDSAKLSADAIEGMLKGLDPHSIYIDAESMRRVRENFEASFEGIGIYYEFLEGPDERDTLAVLMPIAGGPSEEAGLLAGDRIINVSDTTAIGWETADVEKYLKGPKGTKVDVTVKRQGFERPLTFTITRDEIPLNTVIASHMIDETTGYIKLQRFARTSYDEFMTALRSLEAQGMERLVFDLRDNAGGLMEMAIRISDEFLPADDMIVYTRSRRGDFNREYRARAGGSFEDKPVIVLVNENSASASEIVAGALQDHDRALVVGRRTFGKGLVQQQFQLDDGSVLQMTISRYYTPAGRLIQTPYAKGEDEDEYYASKVELAKADRDHLRELIEQPGGLSGAIDATALAEEVPDSLRFQTDGGRTVYGGGGILPDYLVPADTISAALRTVIARSLDSEFSRAYLDGEGSALRDEWRSRENEFVRTFEPDDALFQSFIAYAEDHGVEIVERAPADDDEARDSVIARSELREARPLIEARVKAYLARRLFGIESFYPVVQTIDPIFMEAMELWPQASDLAVVTERRR, encoded by the coding sequence ATGAAGCTCAGAACTCCCCTCCTTATCGTATTTGTCGGCGTGCTCGGCCTCGTGATCGGCATGCAGACGCAGGACGCGGCCTCTAGCGACCCCGGCACCGACAACCTCCGGAAGATCGAGGAGGCGTTCAGCTTCATCAACCGGAACTACGTCGAGCGCGTGGACTCCGCGAAGCTCTCCGCCGACGCTATCGAAGGCATGCTCAAAGGGCTCGACCCGCACTCGATCTACATCGACGCCGAGAGCATGCGGCGCGTCCGGGAGAACTTCGAGGCCTCGTTCGAGGGCATCGGGATCTACTACGAATTCCTCGAAGGCCCCGACGAGCGCGACACGCTCGCCGTGCTGATGCCGATCGCGGGCGGCCCGAGCGAAGAGGCCGGGCTCCTCGCCGGCGACCGCATCATCAACGTGAGTGACACGACGGCGATCGGGTGGGAGACGGCCGACGTCGAGAAGTATCTCAAGGGCCCGAAGGGGACGAAGGTGGACGTGACGGTGAAGCGGCAAGGCTTCGAGCGCCCGCTGACGTTCACGATTACCCGCGACGAGATCCCGCTCAACACCGTCATCGCCTCCCACATGATCGACGAGACGACGGGCTACATCAAGCTCCAGCGCTTCGCGCGGACGAGCTACGACGAGTTCATGACGGCGCTCCGCAGCCTCGAAGCGCAGGGCATGGAACGCCTCGTCTTCGACCTCCGCGACAACGCCGGCGGGCTCATGGAGATGGCGATCCGTATCTCCGACGAGTTCCTCCCGGCCGACGACATGATCGTCTACACCCGCAGCCGCCGCGGCGACTTCAACCGCGAGTACCGCGCCCGCGCGGGCGGCTCGTTCGAGGACAAGCCGGTGATCGTGCTCGTCAACGAGAACTCCGCGAGCGCGAGCGAGATCGTCGCCGGCGCGCTCCAGGACCACGACCGCGCGCTCGTCGTCGGCCGTCGGACGTTCGGCAAGGGCCTCGTCCAGCAGCAGTTCCAACTCGACGACGGCAGCGTGCTACAGATGACGATCTCGCGGTACTACACCCCCGCCGGCCGCCTCATCCAGACGCCGTATGCGAAGGGCGAGGATGAGGACGAGTACTACGCCTCGAAGGTCGAGCTAGCGAAAGCGGACCGCGACCACCTCCGCGAGCTTATCGAGCAGCCGGGCGGGCTCAGCGGCGCCATCGACGCGACGGCCCTCGCCGAAGAGGTGCCGGACTCGCTCCGCTTCCAGACCGACGGCGGGCGCACCGTCTACGGCGGCGGCGGCATCCTCCCCGACTACCTCGTGCCCGCCGACACGATCTCGGCCGCGCTCCGAACGGTGATCGCCCGCAGCCTCGACAGCGAGTTCTCTCGTGCCTACCTCGACGGCGAGGGGAGCGCCCTGCGTGACGAGTGGCGCAGCCGGGAGAACGAGTTCGTCCGCACCTTCGAGCCCGACGACGCCCTCTTCCAGTCCTTCATCGCGTACGCGGAGGACCACGGTGTCGAGATCGTCGAGCGCGCCCCGGCCGACGACGACGAGGCGCGTGACAGCGTGATCGCGCGCTCCGAGCTCCGCGAGGCCCGTCCGCTGATCGAGGCACGGGTCAAGGCCTACCTCGCCCGCCGCCTCTTCGGCATCGAGTCGTTCTATCCCGTGGTGCAGACGATCGACCCCATCTTTATGGAAGCGATGGAGCTGTGGCCGCAGGCGTCGGACCTCGCGGTCGTGACCGAGCGCCGTCGGTAG
- a CDS encoding MotA/TolQ/ExbB proton channel family protein, with the protein MKLYSLVLLLQDVATETSFTNELVRRFNEGGGFMWPVLICLVIGLAIGIERIITLNMADTNTRKFLARVKTALDEGGISRALEVCENTRGPVASVFHAGLLRADEGINAVEKAVVSYGSIEMSFLERGLVWLSLFIAAAPMLGFLGTVVGMVEAFDAIESAGDISPSLVAGGIKVALLTTVGGLIVALILQFFYNYAISKIDRIVVEMEEASVELIDSLVLMEGSRPLAEPVAAKSIPRKAPDAGDDLTGTRV; encoded by the coding sequence ATGAAGCTCTACTCGCTGGTCCTGTTGCTCCAAGACGTAGCGACGGAGACCTCGTTCACGAACGAGCTCGTCCGACGCTTTAACGAAGGCGGCGGGTTCATGTGGCCCGTGCTGATCTGCCTCGTCATTGGCCTGGCCATCGGCATCGAGCGCATCATCACGCTCAACATGGCCGACACGAACACGCGCAAGTTCCTCGCCCGCGTCAAGACGGCGCTCGACGAGGGGGGCATCAGCCGCGCCCTCGAAGTCTGCGAGAACACCCGCGGTCCCGTCGCCAGCGTGTTCCACGCCGGCCTCCTCCGCGCCGACGAGGGCATCAACGCCGTCGAGAAAGCGGTGGTCTCGTATGGCTCGATCGAGATGAGCTTCCTCGAGCGCGGCCTCGTATGGTTGAGCCTCTTCATCGCGGCGGCCCCGATGCTCGGCTTCCTCGGAACGGTCGTCGGCATGGTCGAGGCGTTCGACGCCATCGAGTCGGCCGGGGACATCTCGCCGAGCCTCGTGGCCGGGGGTATCAAAGTGGCCCTCCTCACGACGGTCGGTGGCCTCATCGTCGCGCTCATCCTGCAGTTCTTCTACAACTACGCGATCTCCAAGATCGACCGCATCGTGGTCGAGATGGAAGAGGCCTCGGTGGAGCTCATCGACTCGCTCGTGCTGATGGAGGGGAGCCGCCCGCTCGCCGAGCCCGTCGCGGCCAAGAGCATCCCGCGCAAGGCCCCCGACGCCGGCGACGACCTCACCGGCACGCGCGTCTGA
- a CDS encoding biopolymer transporter ExbD yields MGLLKRRTSREAEIPTSSMADIAFLLLIFFLVTTTIDVDTGIYMELPPPLEEDTPPPEIPDRNILTILVNSQGDVLLEKEFVQISDIRPTVKRFVTNRGADPAFSDSPDKAIVSFKTERQSKYEQYITVLDEIKMGFNELRNDEARARGFRDYADYRNRLPEGAEDEISGEYPYRISIAEPDATNPSSEGTGA; encoded by the coding sequence ATGGGCTTGCTAAAGCGTCGCACCAGTCGGGAGGCCGAGATTCCGACCTCCTCAATGGCGGACATCGCGTTCCTCCTGCTGATCTTCTTCCTCGTCACGACCACGATCGACGTGGATACGGGGATCTACATGGAATTGCCGCCGCCGCTCGAAGAGGACACGCCGCCGCCGGAGATCCCGGACCGGAACATCCTCACGATCCTCGTGAACTCCCAGGGCGATGTGCTGCTCGAGAAGGAGTTCGTGCAGATCAGCGACATCCGCCCCACCGTCAAGCGCTTCGTCACGAATCGCGGCGCGGATCCGGCGTTCTCGGACAGCCCAGACAAGGCCATCGTCTCGTTCAAGACGGAGCGGCAGTCGAAGTACGAGCAGTACATCACCGTGCTCGACGAGATCAAGATGGGCTTCAATGAGCTCCGCAACGATGAGGCGCGCGCGCGCGGCTTCCGCGACTACGCCGACTACCGGAACCGGCTGCCCGAAGGGGCCGAGGACGAGATCTCGGGCGAGTATCCCTACCGCATCTCGATTGCCGAGCCCGACGCCACGAACCCGTCCTCCGAAGGGACTGGGGCCTGA
- a CDS encoding biopolymer transporter ExbD: MSVHFHKKSRAKQEIPTASLPDIIFMLLIFFMVSTVLREVDLKVRVQLPDAEAIQKIEQKRLVSYVYIGPEKLEGNQIGDNRVQIDDALVPEITDIRQLMFRRLQDEPRTIISLRVDEESETGILYDVQQELREAGTLRINYSTKRLTPS, translated from the coding sequence ATGTCGGTTCACTTCCATAAGAAATCCCGCGCCAAGCAGGAGATTCCGACGGCCTCACTGCCGGACATCATCTTCATGCTGCTCATCTTCTTCATGGTTTCGACCGTGCTCCGCGAGGTGGACCTGAAGGTGCGCGTGCAGCTCCCCGACGCCGAGGCCATTCAGAAGATCGAGCAGAAGCGGCTCGTCTCGTACGTCTACATCGGACCCGAGAAGCTGGAAGGCAACCAGATCGGCGACAACCGCGTGCAGATCGACGACGCGCTCGTTCCCGAGATCACCGACATCCGGCAGCTTATGTTCAGGCGGCTGCAGGACGAGCCCCGGACGATCATCTCGCTCCGCGTGGACGAGGAGTCGGAGACGGGCATCCTCTACGACGTGCAGCAAGAGCTTCGCGAGGCCGGGACGCTGCGTATCAATTATTCGACAAAGCGGCTGACGCCCTCGTAA
- a CDS encoding isocitrate/isopropylmalate dehydrogenase family protein, producing the protein MAYTITLLPGDGIGPEVTDATLRVLEATGLEFDWDEQTAGMAAYETGGDPLPEAVVESIRRNKIALKGPLTTPVGTGFRSANVKLRQVLDLFANVRPCVSLPNTRARYENIDLIIFRENTEGLYAGIEYFDERNQIADSIARVTRRGSEKIIRFAFEQAKKMDRQRLTLVHKANILKMAGGMFLEIGRDTSRGYPEIEFDDRIVDNMAMQLVVYPERYDCIVTTNLFGDILSDLAAGLVGGLGVTGGANIGEEHAVFEAVHGSAPDIAGQGKANPTAMIRSAEMMLRYLGEKDAANAVRAAIFEVYSEGTHLTSDLGGSASTSAFAERLAESVAAHVAS; encoded by the coding sequence ATGGCCTACACCATCACCCTGTTGCCCGGCGACGGCATCGGCCCGGAAGTCACCGACGCTACCCTCCGTGTCCTCGAAGCCACCGGGCTCGAGTTCGATTGGGACGAGCAGACCGCCGGGATGGCGGCGTACGAGACCGGCGGCGACCCGCTCCCCGAGGCCGTCGTCGAGTCGATCCGGCGCAACAAGATCGCGCTTAAGGGACCGCTCACGACGCCCGTCGGCACCGGCTTCCGGAGCGCGAACGTCAAGCTCCGGCAGGTGCTGGACCTCTTTGCGAACGTCCGCCCCTGCGTCTCGCTGCCCAACACGCGGGCGCGCTACGAGAACATCGACCTCATCATCTTCCGCGAGAACACCGAAGGGCTCTACGCGGGGATCGAGTACTTCGACGAGCGGAACCAGATCGCCGACTCGATCGCGCGCGTGACGCGGCGGGGGTCGGAGAAGATCATCCGCTTCGCCTTCGAGCAGGCCAAGAAGATGGACCGCCAGCGGCTCACGCTCGTCCACAAGGCGAACATCCTGAAGATGGCCGGCGGGATGTTCCTCGAGATCGGGCGCGATACGTCGCGCGGCTACCCCGAGATCGAGTTCGACGACCGGATCGTGGACAACATGGCGATGCAACTCGTGGTCTACCCCGAGCGCTACGACTGCATCGTGACGACGAACCTCTTCGGCGACATCCTGAGCGACCTCGCGGCCGGGCTCGTCGGTGGCTTGGGCGTGACGGGCGGGGCGAACATCGGTGAGGAGCATGCCGTCTTCGAAGCTGTCCACGGCTCGGCCCCCGACATCGCGGGGCAGGGCAAGGCGAACCCGACGGCGATGATCCGCTCGGCCGAGATGATGCTGCGCTACCTCGGGGAGAAGGACGCGGCGAACGCCGTCCGCGCCGCGATCTTCGAGGTCTACTCCGAAGGGACGCACCTCACCTCCGACCTCGGCGGCTCGGCCTCGACGAGCGCCTTCGCCGAGCGACTCGCGGAGAGCGTGGCGGCTCACGTCGCTTCCTGA